The Staphylococcus saprophyticus subsp. saprophyticus ATCC 15305 = NCTC 7292 genome contains the following window.
ATCATATTACAGACTACTTATTTATTGGAGCTGGCGGTGCAGCGATTCCATTATTACAAAAAACAGGTATACCAGAAAGTAAACATTTAGGCGGTTTCCCAATCACGGGAGAATTCTTAGTATGTAATAATCCTGAAGTTGTAGCTAAGCACGAAGTTAAAGCTTATGGTAAAGAACCTGAAGGTACACCACCAATGACTGTACCTCACTTAGATAGACGTTATATTCAAGATGAAAATTCATTACTATTTGGACCATTCGCAGCAATTGGACCAAAATTCCTGAAAAATGGTTCAAACTTAGATTTATTCAAATCTATCAATCCAAGTAATGTTATAACGATGTTATCAGCTGCAGCGAAGAACTTCCCATTAATTAAATATTCAATCCAAGAAGTGTTAGCTAAAAAAGAAGACCGTATGAAAGAATTACGTCGCTTTGTTCCAGATGCTAAAGATGAGGATTGGGATATTATGCAAGCAGGTAAACGTGTTCAGGTTATAAAAGATACTAAGGAACACGGCAGAGGCTTTATCCAATTTGGTACAGAAGTAGTTAATTCAAAAGATCACTCTGTGATTGCTTTATTAGGTGAATCTCCTGGTGCGTCTACATCAGTGTCAGTTGCTTTAGAAGTTATTGAGAAAAACTTCCCAGAACAACTTAAACAATGGGAGCCTAAACTAAAAGAAATCATTCCATCTTATGGTCAATCATTAATTGAGGACTATGCTTTATTGAAACAAATACGTCAAGCAAGTAATGCTGAATTAGAATTAAATCATAAATAGTCAAAAATATACCCCTTGGTGCGCTGTGGCATCAAGGGGATTTTTTGTGGTCTGAAGTAAAGATTTATAAATGAACACATGGTCTAATAGTCAATATAGAAAAATCCCCCTATATAGTATTAAAGTATGTAGGGGGAGATTGTAGCTGAATTTAATTTTTATAATGCTTATGCAAATAAGTTTCAAATGTATCTGGTTTTTCTCCAGTAAGTTTTTCAAAATCGTTGCTACTTTGATCAAGTAATCCCATTTCTCCGGCTTTATACATGGAGGCAAGTAAAGGACCGAATCCTTTAGGTTCATCATACATTTTTCCAAATTTTTCAAGTGTCACTGGGTCATAGGATATATTTGAATTTGCAACTTCTGATAAAATTTGCGCTAATGCTTCCATAGAATAGGTATATCCAGATAGTAAATAACGTTTACCTAATAAGTTTTGATTTTTTACAATTTCAATAATACCTTATTAATGAAAATAAGGATAATAATGAGAACGATATCTCTGTGGTAAATAAAGATAATAATCACGTTGAAAAAAATAGTGAAATATCAAAAATACAAATTAGTGAAAATAATATTATTAGAAATAATGTAGAAGACAAAAAATTCGATGAAGCA
Protein-coding sequences here:
- the mqo gene encoding malate dehydrogenase (quinone); the protein is MSEKNSKDVILIGAGVLSTTFGTLLKELAPDWNIKLFERLDKPAIESSNERHNAGTGHAALCELNYTVEQKDGSIDVEKAKEINEQFEISKQFWSHLVKSKQIQNPQAFIRPLPHISFVQGDKNVNFLKRRFEALSPLSMFKGIEYTEDHEKLKVWMPLMMEGRDPNETVAASKIDEGTDVNFGELTRKMAKNLSEHDNAELFYRHEVQDFSRRKDGKWEVKIKDLKTKKVEHHITDYLFIGAGGAAIPLLQKTGIPESKHLGGFPITGEFLVCNNPEVVAKHEVKAYGKEPEGTPPMTVPHLDRRYIQDENSLLFGPFAAIGPKFLKNGSNLDLFKSINPSNVITMLSAAAKNFPLIKYSIQEVLAKKEDRMKELRRFVPDAKDEDWDIMQAGKRVQVIKDTKEHGRGFIQFGTEVVNSKDHSVIALLGESPGASTSVSVALEVIEKNFPEQLKQWEPKLKEIIPSYGQSLIEDYALLKQIRQASNAELELNHK